From a single Rodentibacter sp. JRC1 genomic region:
- a CDS encoding MBL fold metallo-hydrolase has protein sequence MNLKTLISTVTLAVATTTSFATDIAPKTTDSYQHIRNATGRINYAGKTFLVDPMLAEKGRYAGFEGTLNSHLRNPLVELPMKAEESFKDVDAIIVTHTHLDHWDEVAQKILPKSIKIFVQNEHDSELLKSQGFTNIESLSAERGIQFYDITLYKTGGSHGTTEMYEVPELSALLDEAMGVVFQAKGHKTIYLAGDTIWTADVNKALNRYKPEVMIMNTGDARVLGFDGGIIMGTQDVAHARKLVPNTKLIAVHMDAVNHMSVYRKDLRKFVEAEKIQNVDIPEDGEVVKF, from the coding sequence ATGAACTTAAAAACATTAATAAGTACGGTAACACTTGCTGTAGCAACTACAACTTCTTTTGCGACCGACATAGCTCCTAAAACCACGGATAGTTATCAGCACATTCGCAACGCAACAGGTCGCATTAACTATGCAGGTAAAACATTTTTGGTCGATCCGATGTTAGCGGAAAAAGGGCGTTATGCCGGTTTTGAAGGCACATTAAATAGCCATTTGCGCAACCCGTTAGTTGAGTTGCCGATGAAGGCAGAAGAATCATTTAAAGATGTAGATGCGATCATCGTAACACATACACACTTAGATCACTGGGATGAAGTGGCACAAAAAATCTTACCAAAATCAATTAAAATCTTCGTTCAAAACGAGCATGATAGTGAATTGTTAAAATCTCAAGGTTTCACCAATATTGAAAGCCTATCGGCTGAGCGAGGTATTCAATTTTACGATATCACACTATATAAAACCGGCGGCTCACACGGAACAACCGAGATGTATGAAGTACCGGAATTAAGCGCATTATTAGACGAAGCAATGGGAGTCGTATTCCAAGCAAAAGGTCATAAAACCATTTATCTAGCCGGCGATACCATCTGGACGGCAGATGTCAATAAAGCGCTTAATCGTTACAAGCCTGAAGTGATGATTATGAACACCGGCGATGCGCGCGTATTAGGCTTTGACGGGGGGATTATTATGGGGACACAAGATGTTGCTCACGCACGTAAACTTGTACCTAATACAAAATTAATTGCCGTACATATGGATGCAGTAAACCATATGTCGGTTTACCGTAAAGATTTACGCAAATTCGTAGAAGCTGAAAAAATCCAAAATGTTGACATTCCTGAAGACGGAGAAGTGGTGAAATTCTAA